A genomic stretch from Thermithiobacillus plumbiphilus includes:
- the qatD gene encoding Qat anti-phage system TatD family nuclease QatD → MIDFHAHLDLYPDPPAVVRECTARGMYVLSVTTTPSAWRGTSALVADGSRIRTALGLHPQIAHQRKSELGMFDDYLSEALYVGEIGLDGAPEFKRYWQEQIVVFDHILSACSRAGGRIMTIHSRRASTAVLERLEAFPSAGTPILHWFSGSKRDLERAVGLGCWFSVGPAMLLAEKSRGLVRHMPHDRVLTETDGPFAQIEGRSAMPWDAQRATTGLASLWNVSESEAEHVLHTNLRALVAGNSEEGLR, encoded by the coding sequence ATGATCGACTTCCATGCACACCTTGATCTGTATCCAGACCCACCTGCTGTGGTGAGGGAGTGCACTGCTCGTGGCATGTACGTGCTGTCAGTCACTACGACACCGAGTGCCTGGAGAGGCACTTCAGCGCTGGTGGCGGATGGCTCACGCATTCGGACTGCGCTGGGACTTCATCCTCAGATTGCGCACCAGCGTAAGAGCGAGCTAGGAATGTTTGATGATTACTTGTCCGAGGCCTTATACGTCGGCGAAATCGGCCTCGATGGCGCTCCTGAATTCAAGCGATATTGGCAGGAGCAGATAGTCGTGTTCGATCACATCTTGAGCGCATGCAGTCGCGCCGGCGGACGCATCATGACGATACATAGTCGTCGGGCGTCGACAGCGGTGCTGGAACGCCTAGAGGCATTTCCCAGCGCCGGCACGCCGATCCTGCACTGGTTCTCCGGTAGCAAACGTGATCTAGAGCGCGCAGTTGGGCTTGGTTGTTGGTTCAGCGTCGGTCCGGCGATGCTTCTCGCGGAAAAATCCCGGGGCCTGGTTCGCCACATGCCGCACGATCGTGTTCTTACCGAAACAGACGGGCCCTTTGCTCAGATCGAAGGGCGGAGCGCGATGCCGTGGGACGCGCAGAGGGCAACGACTGGACTGGCATCACTCTGGAACGTATCGGAGTCCGAAGCCGAACATGTGCTGCATACCAACCTGCGCGCACTTGTTGCCGGGAACAGCGAAGAGGGGTTACGTTAG
- a CDS encoding DNA-binding protein, translated as MEYTFTLKYQLAEQDRNPDALIERLGEAGCEDALVGLGQPGRLALEFTREAESAQAAVRSALADVKRAIPRARLIEAAPDFVGLTDVAEIVGVSRQNMRKLMLNHVGSFPAPVHEGSASIWHLAEVLDWLGARGGYALERNMLETAKATLEVNLANEARRLAPKAARELELLIA; from the coding sequence ATGGAATATACTTTCACCCTGAAGTACCAGCTTGCCGAGCAAGATCGTAATCCGGACGCGTTGATCGAGCGCCTGGGCGAGGCCGGCTGCGAAGACGCTTTGGTCGGCCTTGGGCAGCCGGGCCGGCTGGCGCTGGAATTCACGCGCGAAGCCGAGAGTGCGCAGGCTGCCGTGCGCAGCGCACTGGCCGACGTGAAGCGCGCCATTCCTAGGGCGCGCCTGATCGAGGCGGCCCCGGATTTCGTTGGCCTGACTGATGTGGCCGAGATCGTGGGCGTATCGCGCCAGAACATGCGCAAGTTGATGCTTAACCATGTCGGCAGTTTTCCGGCGCCGGTCCACGAAGGCAGTGCCTCGATCTGGCATCTGGCTGAAGTGCTGGACTGGCTGGGAGCCAGGGGAGGGTACGCCTTGGAGCGGAACATGTTGGAAACCGCAAAAGCGACGCTGGAAGTGAACCTTGCGAATGAAGCCCGCCGCCTTGCTCCGAAAGCAGCCCGGGAGCTGGAGCTGTTGATCGCCTAA